A portion of the Bacillus sp. es.034 genome contains these proteins:
- a CDS encoding SDR family oxidoreductase — translation MLNNLTGKIAIVTGASRDKGIGAAICRSLARAGADIFFTHLSSFDEMSGTGVDHSFPQLLCEELLHTGVRVAHMELDLSDETAPSRLMDQVQETLGTPVILVNNATYEAPANFRTLDKSILDKHYQVNNSGTLLLTMEFARGYERAFPGCNHGRIINMVSKGPDPNNLAYIASKGMLIAITEPLSVGLAPVGITVNSIDPGPTDSGWITDEIKNHLLPMFPSGRIGEPEDAARLINFLASEESGWITGQLIKSEGGFIGK, via the coding sequence ATTTTGAACAATCTGACAGGCAAAATAGCCATCGTGACGGGAGCAAGCCGAGACAAGGGTATTGGGGCAGCCATTTGTCGTTCGCTTGCACGTGCAGGTGCTGATATCTTTTTTACTCATTTGAGTTCATTTGATGAAATGAGTGGAACGGGAGTAGATCATAGCTTTCCTCAACTTCTATGTGAGGAATTACTCCATACGGGTGTGCGCGTTGCTCATATGGAGCTGGATCTGAGTGACGAAACAGCTCCATCACGATTGATGGACCAAGTTCAGGAAACTCTAGGTACTCCTGTAATATTAGTGAACAATGCAACATACGAAGCGCCGGCAAACTTCCGTACACTTGATAAAAGCATTCTTGATAAGCATTACCAGGTGAACAACAGCGGTACCCTACTGTTAACAATGGAATTTGCAAGGGGATATGAGCGAGCTTTCCCGGGGTGCAATCATGGTCGGATTATCAACATGGTTTCCAAAGGACCGGACCCAAATAATTTAGCATATATTGCGTCAAAAGGAATGTTGATTGCCATAACAGAACCGTTATCAGTCGGACTTGCCCCTGTTGGGATCACCGTAAACTCAATCGATCCAGGTCCGACCGATTCAGGATGGATCACTGATGAAATCAAAAATCATTTGCTCCCCATGTTTCCAAGCGGCCGTATAGGAGAACCCGAAGACGCTGCAAGACTGATCAACTTCCTAGCAAGCGAAGAATCCGGATGGATCACAGGACAATTAATCAAATCCGAAGGCGGTTTTATAGGCAAGTAA
- the abc-f gene encoding ribosomal protection-like ABC-F family protein: protein MLELKVNGIKKYMEATLVVEDVSLEVFKGDKLGVVGENGSGKSTVLKVIAGIEPMNYYPGYPQTSSYGYDEGLIHISNGATSAYLEQSPKYPAGLKARDVLYSAFEEVDRIESDMRKLENDMRVLEGNDLARAMDRYSNLIQLFEVKGGYERDEKLSKVCTGLQLKESLLERDFDLLSGGEKTTVGLGKLLIHQPDILLLDEPTNHLDMSSIEWLESYLKSYKGMVLIVSHDRYFLDNVVTRIVEIEDKKSISYKGNYSSFVLQKEENMRIQYEHFKEQQKKIKRMENTVISLRDWAMRADNTKIFKRAASVQKKLSKIEHIDKPVFERRNMQLDVKASGRSGKETIKGVGLSKQFGGKWIFANTDIMVRQGERVGMLGPNGCGKTTFLRMLIGEDQPDKGVIQFGANVKSAYLPQIITFKNEEVTVLDAFREDIFILEGKAREYLSKFMFYKGSVFKKIKHLSGGERIRLKLAMLLFKDINLLILDEPTNHLDIDTIETIEEALDEFSGTIFFISHDRYFINRMAQRIIAVEDYTLKSYSGNYDDYKREMEKGKKE, encoded by the coding sequence ATGTTGGAATTAAAAGTAAATGGAATCAAAAAATATATGGAAGCGACACTTGTTGTTGAAGATGTTTCTCTTGAAGTTTTTAAAGGAGACAAATTGGGGGTTGTCGGGGAGAATGGATCCGGGAAAAGTACAGTCTTAAAGGTGATTGCAGGCATAGAGCCCATGAATTATTATCCTGGGTACCCCCAGACTTCAAGCTACGGATACGATGAAGGTCTCATCCACATCTCGAATGGCGCAACCAGTGCCTACCTTGAACAATCGCCAAAATACCCAGCAGGATTGAAGGCGAGGGATGTCCTTTATTCAGCATTTGAGGAAGTAGATCGAATAGAATCAGATATGCGTAAATTGGAAAATGACATGAGGGTGTTAGAAGGGAATGACCTGGCTAGAGCAATGGACCGATATAGTAACCTTATTCAATTATTTGAAGTGAAAGGAGGTTATGAGCGGGATGAAAAGTTAAGCAAGGTCTGTACGGGACTGCAGCTTAAAGAAAGCTTATTGGAGCGTGACTTTGATCTATTAAGTGGTGGTGAAAAAACAACCGTCGGGTTAGGGAAGCTGTTGATCCATCAGCCGGACATCCTGCTTCTGGATGAACCGACGAATCACCTGGATATGTCATCGATCGAATGGCTGGAAAGCTACCTGAAAAGCTATAAAGGTATGGTCCTCATTGTCTCCCATGATCGCTATTTCTTAGATAATGTAGTAACGAGAATTGTGGAAATTGAAGATAAAAAATCGATTTCCTATAAGGGGAATTACAGTTCTTTTGTGCTTCAAAAAGAAGAGAATATGAGAATCCAATACGAACATTTCAAAGAGCAGCAAAAGAAGATCAAACGTATGGAAAATACGGTCATAAGCTTACGAGATTGGGCAATGAGGGCGGATAATACAAAGATCTTTAAAAGGGCTGCGAGCGTTCAGAAAAAGTTATCCAAGATCGAGCATATTGATAAACCCGTTTTTGAAAGAAGGAACATGCAGCTTGACGTGAAAGCTTCAGGGAGATCGGGGAAAGAGACCATTAAAGGAGTTGGATTGTCGAAACAGTTCGGGGGGAAATGGATATTTGCCAATACTGATATCATGGTCCGTCAAGGAGAAAGAGTGGGAATGCTGGGTCCAAATGGATGCGGAAAAACCACTTTCCTAAGGATGCTTATCGGTGAAGATCAACCTGATAAAGGTGTCATCCAGTTTGGAGCAAATGTAAAATCGGCCTATTTACCTCAAATCATTACATTTAAGAACGAAGAAGTCACCGTTTTAGATGCTTTCCGGGAAGACATCTTTATTTTGGAAGGAAAGGCGCGGGAATACCTTTCAAAGTTCATGTTTTACAAAGGGAGCGTATTCAAGAAAATTAAACACCTTTCAGGGGGAGAGCGAATCCGATTAAAACTTGCTATGTTATTGTTTAAGGATATCAATCTACTGATTCTGGATGAGCCGACGAATCATCTGGATATTGATACGATCGAAACGATCGAGGAAGCCCTGGACGAATTCAGTGGTACCATTTTCTTCATTTCACACGACCGCTATTTTATCAATAGGATGGCACAAAGAATCATTGCCGTTGAAGATTACACATTAAAAAGCTACAGTGGCAACTATGATGATTATAAAAGAGAAATGGAAAAAGGGAAAAAAGAGTAA
- a CDS encoding TetR/AcrR family transcriptional regulator encodes MSPRKAVKQELTKEMIMAAARELFLKKGYQQVSIRQVASELGYSHGSIYYHFKNKAELFYAIIESDFKLLDQWLDDVMNQKMDNRGKLKAVLLAYIRFGMTHKSQYEMMFLLSDDEVKSYVNKGPNESYEKFAKAIILLSNKKISIQLTWSIFLSLHGFVSHYCSCDDTYVEVESLAESHVNFILKSFG; translated from the coding sequence ATGTCACCAAGAAAAGCGGTAAAACAAGAACTTACTAAAGAAATGATAATGGCTGCTGCACGGGAGTTATTTCTTAAAAAAGGGTACCAACAAGTTTCCATAAGGCAGGTTGCATCTGAACTCGGTTACAGTCATGGATCAATTTACTATCATTTTAAGAATAAAGCTGAATTATTCTATGCCATAATTGAAAGTGACTTCAAATTATTAGATCAATGGCTTGATGACGTAATGAATCAAAAGATGGATAATCGAGGAAAGCTGAAGGCAGTGCTCCTCGCTTACATTAGATTTGGTATGACGCATAAAAGTCAATATGAAATGATGTTTTTATTATCTGATGATGAAGTAAAGAGCTATGTGAACAAGGGACCGAACGAATCTTATGAGAAATTTGCTAAAGCCATTATCCTATTGAGTAACAAAAAAATTAGCATCCAACTTACATGGTCTATATTTCTATCTTTACATGGTTTTGTCAGTCACTACTGCAGTTGTGATGACACTTATGTTGAAGTAGAGAGCCTTGCAGAGTCACATGTGAATTTTATCCTGAAATCCTTTGGATAA